From the genome of Geobacter sp. SVR, one region includes:
- a CDS encoding aconitate hydratase — protein sequence MSNAPKNLANKILESHLVEGKLVSGTEIAIRIDHTLLQDATGTMAMLEFIAMGLPRVKVGLAAQYIDHNLLQTDYKNADDHAFLTSAATKFGVHLSKPGNGVSHQVHLERFGVPGMTLLGADSHTPTAAGLSMIAIGAGGLDVALAMAGHPFYLPCPKVMGVKLVGKLPDWVSGKDVILEMLRRHTVKGGVGKIIEYYGPGVETLSVTDRATIGNMGAELGATSSVFPSDERTREFLVSQGRGEAWQALAADEGAAYDEYDEIDLSALEPLIACPSSPDNVVPVREVEGIKVDQVLVGSSVNSSFRDLMTVCRILEGQRIASHLAFHINPGSRQVLENVADQGGVVTLLMAGATIHQSGCLGCIGMGQAPGTNQVSLRTFPRNFPGRSGTKGDKVYLCSPETAAAAGVFGVITDPRKLGTIKAYPAVQNPAKYLVDDSSIIFPLDDTSKVEIVTGPNIVPFPDFEPLPDTLQAQVVLKVGDNITTDHIMPAGNKVLPLRSNIPAISEHVYEQVDAEFPSRSKSAGTGIIVAGENYGQGSSREHAAIAPRYLGIRAKLAKGFARIHKANLVNFGIVPLVFDNPEDYDRLQQGDMVSLPDIRALIKAGAVEIPLFVDNRKIITRLEVSERQREELLSGGTLNLVEQHLESN from the coding sequence ATGTCAAACGCACCCAAAAATCTTGCGAACAAAATTCTCGAATCTCATCTGGTTGAAGGGAAACTCGTTTCCGGAACGGAAATCGCCATCCGGATCGATCACACCCTGCTGCAGGATGCCACCGGCACCATGGCCATGCTGGAATTCATCGCCATGGGGCTGCCGCGTGTCAAAGTGGGGCTGGCCGCGCAGTATATCGACCACAACCTGCTGCAGACAGACTACAAGAATGCCGATGATCATGCCTTTCTGACCAGTGCTGCCACTAAATTCGGCGTGCACCTGTCCAAGCCGGGCAACGGCGTTTCCCACCAGGTTCATCTCGAGCGTTTCGGCGTGCCGGGCATGACCCTCCTGGGTGCGGATTCGCATACCCCTACGGCTGCCGGGCTCTCCATGATAGCCATCGGCGCCGGCGGGTTGGATGTGGCCCTCGCCATGGCGGGTCATCCCTTTTACCTGCCGTGCCCCAAGGTCATGGGGGTGAAACTGGTGGGCAAATTGCCGGACTGGGTGTCAGGCAAGGATGTGATCCTGGAGATGCTGCGCCGCCACACGGTCAAGGGGGGCGTGGGCAAGATCATCGAGTATTACGGTCCTGGCGTGGAAACACTGTCGGTGACGGACCGGGCCACCATCGGCAACATGGGTGCCGAATTGGGTGCGACCTCGTCGGTCTTTCCTTCGGACGAGCGCACCCGCGAGTTTCTCGTGTCCCAGGGACGCGGTGAGGCATGGCAGGCCCTGGCTGCTGACGAGGGTGCGGCGTACGACGAGTACGATGAAATCGATCTCTCCGCCCTGGAACCGCTGATTGCCTGCCCCTCGTCGCCGGACAACGTGGTCCCGGTCCGGGAGGTGGAGGGGATAAAGGTCGACCAAGTGCTGGTAGGCAGTTCGGTCAACTCCTCGTTCCGCGATCTGATGACGGTTTGCCGTATCCTGGAAGGGCAGCGCATAGCCTCCCACCTCGCATTTCACATCAATCCCGGCAGCCGTCAGGTGCTGGAGAACGTGGCCGATCAGGGGGGAGTGGTAACCCTGCTGATGGCGGGCGCCACCATCCATCAGTCTGGCTGCCTGGGGTGTATCGGCATGGGACAGGCGCCAGGCACCAACCAGGTTTCGCTGCGCACCTTTCCGCGTAACTTCCCCGGCCGCAGTGGCACCAAGGGGGATAAGGTCTACCTCTGCTCACCCGAAACCGCGGCAGCGGCAGGCGTTTTCGGAGTGATCACCGATCCGCGCAAGCTGGGAACCATCAAAGCCTATCCTGCAGTGCAGAATCCGGCCAAATACCTGGTGGACGATTCCAGTATCATTTTCCCGCTGGACGACACCTCCAAGGTTGAAATCGTCACCGGACCGAACATCGTGCCCTTTCCGGATTTCGAGCCGCTGCCCGATACGCTGCAGGCACAGGTGGTTCTCAAGGTCGGGGACAACATCACCACCGACCACATCATGCCGGCCGGCAACAAGGTGCTGCCGCTGCGCAGCAACATCCCGGCCATCAGCGAGCATGTCTACGAGCAGGTCGATGCCGAATTTCCCTCCCGCTCGAAATCGGCAGGTACCGGTATTATTGTTGCCGGCGAAAATTACGGCCAGGGTTCCTCCCGTGAACATGCCGCTATCGCCCCCCGATATCTGGGGATCCGCGCCAAGCTGGCCAAGGGGTTTGCACGGATTCACAAGGCAAATCTGGTCAATTTCGGCATTGTTCCGCTGGTATTCGACAATCCGGAGGACTACGACCGTCTGCAGCAGGGGGATATGGTTTCCCTGCCGGACATTCGTGCACTGATCAAAGCCGGAGCCGTCGAAATTCCGCTATTTGTAGACAACAGGAAAATAATCACCCGTCTGGAGGTTTCCGAGCGTCAGCGCGAGGAACTTTTGTCCGGCGGTACATTAAATCTCGTGGAACAGCACCTGGAGAGTAATTGA
- the pyk gene encoding pyruvate kinase, whose amino-acid sequence MQALRKTKIVATLGPVSSSPEMIERLINAGVDIFRLNFSHGDYQEKKLLIENIRSTSGKLGVQVGILADLQGPKIRTGRMRDDAMILTRDEMVTITTEEVLGENGIIPTTYKELTRDVRPGNRILLDDGLMELRVASVQGNEVTCTVVTGGTLKNNKGINLPGVRVSAPSLTDKDRQDLDFALAVSVDFIALSFVRTAEDVEELKRLISARGGQVSVVAKIEKPEALKNFSAILRETDAVMVARGDLGVEVQAEKVPVYQKKIIDACNRAGKPVITATQMLDSMVKNPRPTRAETSDVANAIIDGTDAVMLSAETASGDYPIEAVETMAKVAEDIERSGFMRHPKHDSEAVGSIAMAVSEAACQTAMALNARAIVVFTRSGGTAALISHFRPTPPIIAFTASAEIRRKLSIFWGIRCTEIGVMENTDQQINEVEKKLLASGFQMGDTIVITMGIPIETRGSTNLLKVHKLGTHGFYEIF is encoded by the coding sequence ATGCAAGCACTGCGTAAAACCAAAATCGTCGCCACACTCGGCCCTGTCAGCTCTTCGCCCGAAATGATCGAGCGTCTCATCAATGCCGGCGTCGATATCTTCCGGCTCAATTTTTCCCACGGTGACTATCAGGAAAAAAAACTGCTGATCGAAAACATACGCTCCACTTCCGGTAAGCTGGGAGTGCAGGTCGGCATACTGGCCGACCTGCAGGGCCCCAAGATCCGCACGGGGCGGATGCGTGACGATGCGATGATACTGACCAGGGACGAGATGGTTACTATCACCACCGAGGAGGTACTGGGGGAAAATGGCATCATTCCCACAACCTACAAAGAGTTGACAAGGGATGTGCGGCCGGGAAACCGTATATTGCTGGATGACGGCCTGATGGAACTGAGGGTTGCGTCCGTCCAGGGCAATGAAGTGACCTGCACCGTGGTAACGGGCGGCACCCTGAAAAACAACAAGGGCATCAATCTTCCGGGAGTGAGAGTATCGGCACCATCGCTTACGGATAAGGACCGTCAGGACCTCGATTTTGCCCTGGCTGTCAGTGTCGATTTTATCGCCTTGTCATTTGTGCGCACGGCCGAAGACGTTGAAGAATTGAAGCGGCTGATTTCTGCCAGAGGGGGGCAGGTTTCGGTTGTTGCCAAAATCGAGAAGCCGGAGGCCCTGAAGAATTTCTCCGCTATTCTCAGGGAAACCGACGCCGTCATGGTGGCGCGGGGAGACCTGGGTGTCGAGGTACAGGCAGAAAAGGTCCCTGTCTATCAGAAAAAGATCATCGACGCCTGTAACCGGGCCGGGAAACCGGTTATTACGGCGACCCAGATGCTGGATTCGATGGTGAAGAACCCCAGACCGACCAGGGCCGAAACCTCGGATGTCGCCAATGCCATTATCGACGGGACAGATGCTGTCATGCTTTCAGCTGAAACCGCCAGCGGCGATTATCCGATTGAAGCAGTGGAAACAATGGCCAAAGTGGCAGAGGATATTGAACGGTCGGGATTCATGAGGCACCCCAAGCACGATTCGGAGGCGGTCGGCAGTATTGCCATGGCTGTATCAGAGGCCGCCTGCCAGACCGCAATGGCTCTCAATGCACGAGCGATTGTCGTTTTTACCCGCTCCGGAGGTACGGCCGCACTGATCTCGCACTTCCGTCCCACGCCTCCTATAATCGCCTTCACCGCCTCCGCCGAAATCAGGAGGAAACTCTCGATCTTCTGGGGCATACGCTGCACCGAGATCGGCGTAATGGAAAATACCGACCAGCAGATAAATGAGGTTGAGAAGAAATTATTGGCCTCAGGATTCCAGATGGGGGATACGATTGTTATCACCATGGGAATTCCGATCGAAACTCGGGGCTCAACAAATCTTTTAAAAGTCCATAAGTTAGGGACCCATGGCTTTTACGAAATCTTCTGA
- the lpdA gene encoding dihydrolipoyl dehydrogenase, giving the protein MSEQQFDLVVVGAGPGGYVAAIRAAQLGMKVAVIERRPSLGGVCLNEGCIPSKALLDSSELFMLARDKFASHGIGVNSPQLNLAVMMRRKDDLVGKLTDGIAYLFKKNGIQHIRGAARLAGRDPSGFWGVEIDAGAGTIPAGEQQDPSQRPAPIRLTAQRVLLATGSEATTLPGVPFDGQVVVSAREALGFDSVPEHLVVAGGGFIGLELGSVWRRLGARVTVIEMLPQILPAMDRQVADALYRSLRKQGIEFKLGTRIDGISRNGAGALVRFSAGAGSDEVACDRLLVAVGRRPLTAGLGLEDAGVRLDDKGRIMVDADYRTTASGVYAIGDLIPGPMLAHKASEEGVVCVERMAGQASVVEYEFIPGVVYTEPEGAFVGKNEEQLKESGIPFRSGRFNFAALGRARCLDQTEGFVKILAHGETDRILGVHIVGPRASELIAEAVAVMSFGGTSRDIALICHAHPSLAEAVKEAALDVHKEAIHA; this is encoded by the coding sequence ATGTCCGAACAACAATTCGATCTGGTGGTAGTCGGAGCAGGGCCGGGGGGCTACGTGGCCGCTATCCGTGCTGCGCAGTTGGGAATGAAGGTGGCCGTGATCGAGCGGCGCCCTTCGCTGGGGGGCGTCTGTCTGAACGAGGGATGCATCCCCAGCAAAGCGCTGCTGGACTCCAGCGAGTTGTTCATGCTGGCTCGCGACAAATTCGCTTCGCACGGCATAGGTGTAAATTCCCCACAACTAAATCTGGCGGTCATGATGCGCCGCAAGGATGACCTGGTCGGGAAACTGACCGATGGAATCGCCTATCTATTCAAGAAAAACGGCATCCAGCATATCCGTGGCGCAGCAAGACTGGCAGGCCGGGATCCATCCGGATTCTGGGGAGTCGAGATCGATGCCGGAGCGGGTACGATTCCAGCGGGTGAACAGCAGGACCCATCGCAACGCCCCGCACCGATAAGGCTGACGGCGCAGCGGGTCCTCCTTGCCACCGGCAGCGAAGCCACGACGCTGCCCGGTGTGCCATTCGACGGTCAGGTGGTGGTCAGCGCGCGCGAAGCACTCGGTTTCGACAGCGTCCCCGAGCATCTCGTTGTTGCGGGGGGAGGATTCATAGGCCTTGAGCTGGGTTCCGTATGGCGCCGCCTGGGTGCCCGGGTGACGGTGATCGAGATGTTGCCGCAGATACTGCCTGCCATGGATCGCCAGGTGGCTGATGCCCTTTACCGTTCGCTGCGCAAGCAGGGAATTGAATTCAAGCTGGGTACGCGCATCGATGGCATCAGCAGGAACGGTGCCGGTGCCCTGGTCCGGTTCAGTGCCGGTGCGGGCAGTGATGAAGTGGCATGCGACAGGCTGCTGGTCGCTGTAGGGCGACGCCCTCTGACAGCAGGTTTGGGGCTGGAAGATGCCGGTGTTCGATTGGATGACAAGGGACGGATAATGGTCGATGCAGACTACCGGACCACAGCGTCGGGCGTGTATGCCATCGGAGACCTGATACCGGGACCCATGCTGGCCCACAAGGCCTCCGAAGAAGGTGTTGTCTGTGTTGAACGGATGGCAGGGCAGGCTTCGGTTGTTGAGTATGAATTCATTCCCGGAGTGGTATATACCGAGCCGGAAGGAGCCTTTGTCGGAAAGAACGAGGAACAGCTCAAGGAATCCGGCATTCCGTTCAGGAGCGGCCGTTTCAACTTTGCCGCCCTGGGGAGGGCTCGCTGTCTGGACCAGACGGAGGGATTCGTCAAGATCCTGGCCCATGGTGAAACCGACCGGATTCTGGGTGTGCACATTGTCGGACCACGGGCATCGGAATTGATTGCCGAGGCCGTGGCCGTGATGAGTTTCGGGGGAACCTCCAGGGACATCGCCCTGATCTGCCATGCGCATCCCTCTCTCGCCGAAGCGGTCAAGGAAGCGGCCCTGGACGTGCACAAAGAAGCGATCCATGCGTAA
- a CDS encoding cache domain-containing protein, giving the protein MNKELIEKHERVLLRGMPDVEQCQEMLSRLDRQWTRATLTGKINCSRIAQTLIDFINGTQANFSVLQENLVDTLVQENTQKVILEIAAVAQVAIDILKRNLFERTADVGFLATDDDIVQFLLSPAYDRNALACHDNVVSGMFSDSAATAHIEERLLEYRNKYTVYTEIIILDVAGHVRAHLDYDNPISHSADPLIAETLAAPSYVETYRQSDLVPGRGDVLLYSQAIKDPTTGTAIGVLCLVFDFNGEMMSVFQNLENFSEDTVILILDETGRAIATSDPTKAPGGRRYPFSLHDDFTMIQLDGEPYLSKTLATKGYQGFWGLPWYGQVLKRVGTAFKDGSSRHSLDEATIRRNAIFSGRLIRVEEASEDVLSDLELMVQNGEIMAARKSVQADATERVEAQALPYVLSEIKKIGDQVQQVFQASTGGLLRLVTSSRLHDVQFLAALAIDIMDRNLYERANDCRWWALTSDFRRMLEETTLREADRHRMREILTYINSLYTVYPNLFVYNREGKILACSNPDEHRQEGRMLNERYVAETLAISDSQLYRVSSFEASDLYEEHGVARHTYIYNAPITSLTRGGAVLGGIGIVFDSVPQFLSMLNDALPRDGMGHILDGSEGMFVEPNGKVIASTNPDIKPGDKVDLASIFCQLDSGQSTSHLVSESDKLYAVGCAHSAGYREYKRDGAYVNDLLAVIKVRI; this is encoded by the coding sequence GTGAACAAGGAACTTATCGAAAAACATGAACGGGTCCTGCTGAGGGGCATGCCGGATGTCGAGCAATGCCAGGAGATGCTCAGCCGCCTGGACAGGCAGTGGACGCGGGCCACACTCACCGGCAAGATCAATTGCAGCCGCATTGCCCAGACGCTGATCGACTTCATCAACGGTACCCAGGCCAATTTTTCGGTCTTGCAGGAAAATCTCGTCGATACCCTGGTTCAGGAAAACACCCAAAAGGTAATCCTCGAAATCGCAGCCGTTGCCCAGGTGGCCATTGACATTCTCAAGCGCAACCTGTTCGAGCGCACGGCCGACGTGGGGTTTTTGGCCACCGATGACGACATCGTGCAGTTTCTTTTGAGTCCGGCTTACGACCGTAACGCTTTGGCCTGCCACGACAATGTAGTCTCTGGCATGTTCTCGGACAGCGCCGCTACAGCCCACATAGAGGAACGGCTTCTCGAATACCGCAATAAATACACCGTCTACACCGAGATCATCATTCTCGATGTGGCCGGGCATGTGCGGGCTCATCTCGACTACGACAACCCCATATCCCACAGTGCTGATCCGCTCATCGCCGAAACTCTGGCCGCCCCTTCCTATGTCGAGACCTACCGCCAAAGCGACCTGGTTCCGGGGCGCGGAGACGTGCTGCTGTATTCTCAGGCCATCAAAGACCCCACCACCGGCACAGCCATAGGCGTGCTGTGCCTGGTCTTTGATTTCAACGGCGAAATGATGAGCGTTTTTCAGAACCTGGAAAATTTCTCCGAGGATACGGTCATCCTGATCCTCGACGAAACCGGGAGGGCCATCGCCACGAGCGATCCAACCAAGGCTCCTGGCGGCCGGCGCTATCCCTTCTCCCTGCACGATGACTTCACCATGATCCAGCTCGACGGCGAGCCCTATCTGTCCAAGACTCTGGCCACCAAAGGCTACCAGGGATTTTGGGGCTTGCCTTGGTATGGACAGGTCCTTAAACGTGTGGGCACCGCCTTCAAAGACGGCTCCAGCCGCCACAGCCTGGACGAGGCCACCATACGTCGCAACGCCATCTTTTCCGGCCGCCTGATCAGGGTTGAGGAGGCCTCGGAGGATGTACTGTCCGATCTGGAATTGATGGTGCAAAATGGCGAGATCATGGCGGCCAGGAAGTCCGTGCAGGCTGACGCCACAGAGCGGGTCGAGGCTCAGGCTCTGCCCTATGTCTTAAGCGAGATCAAAAAGATCGGCGATCAGGTGCAGCAGGTTTTCCAGGCTTCGACCGGCGGACTGCTCAGGCTCGTCACCTCCTCGCGCCTGCATGACGTGCAGTTTCTGGCTGCCCTGGCCATCGACATCATGGACCGCAATCTCTACGAGCGAGCCAACGACTGCCGTTGGTGGGCACTGACCTCGGATTTCCGGCGTATGCTGGAAGAAACCACCCTGCGCGAGGCCGATCGCCATCGCATGCGCGAGATACTGACCTACATCAACAGCCTTTACACGGTGTACCCCAACCTCTTTGTCTACAACCGCGAAGGAAAGATCCTGGCCTGCTCCAACCCGGACGAACACCGCCAGGAAGGCCGGATGCTGAATGAGCGTTATGTGGCCGAAACCCTTGCCATCAGCGACTCCCAGCTCTACCGCGTCTCGTCCTTCGAGGCCTCGGACCTTTACGAGGAGCATGGCGTGGCGCGGCACACCTACATTTACAATGCTCCCATCACTTCCCTCACCCGCGGAGGAGCGGTGCTGGGCGGCATCGGCATCGTCTTCGACTCCGTGCCCCAGTTCCTGTCCATGCTGAACGACGCCCTGCCGCGAGACGGCATGGGCCACATCCTGGACGGTTCGGAAGGGATGTTCGTGGAGCCCAACGGCAAGGTAATCGCTTCCACCAATCCGGATATCAAACCCGGGGACAAGGTTGATCTGGCCAGCATCTTCTGTCAGCTCGACAGCGGCCAGTCCACCTCGCATCTGGTATCCGAGAGTGACAAACTCTACGCCGTGGGCTGCGCTCATTCCGCCGGCTACCGCGAGTACAAGCGTGACGGAGCCTACGTCAACGATCTGCTGGCCGTCATCAAGGTGCGTATCTGA
- a CDS encoding LytS/YhcK type 5TM receptor domain-containing protein — protein sequence MDNQIVSLSLDLFERLGLLAIVFFLMMRFELCRRLLTGTANGWEKLIYAVYFGLAGVLANYYAFPVQGAIANLRGVPVAMGGILGGPLVGLAAGLIAGSHRFFVDIGGLTSLACGIGTLLEGVVAALVYRSLQRKQYDAAVAFLTGVVIESIKMGMILLLARPFDSALAAVEAIALPTILSNAFGIAILVEVLASVTREQERLMAQQAQITLSIASSTLPYLRHGLTHESAVRTAQIIRDMTGLAAVSLYGENEILAHEGRGPGQSTGDGPAAIVQRVRESGSLTIAATREEIGYPGQPGEFGSAIAAPLKKWDKTVGVMVLYRVEEKGVTRLDVELAGGLAPLFSSQLELGEIETQRKLVAEAEIKALQAQINPHFLFNAISTIISYTRTDPQTASCLLVKLAEFFRKNISPSGDRVDLATELEHCDAYVAIEKARFEERLAVVYEVDEETLSCKVPSLILQPLVENGIRHGILPKEGGGVIHVGAHRTGDTVNIYVRDNGVGMAPERIAQLLVPGPGPRSEGGLGLALRNVNGRLAALYGKENSLHISSEPGKGTTVRFCIPVIP from the coding sequence ATGGACAATCAAATCGTAAGTCTGAGTTTGGATCTCTTCGAGCGCCTGGGGCTGCTGGCAATCGTCTTCTTCCTCATGATGCGGTTCGAGCTTTGCCGTAGGCTTCTGACCGGCACTGCCAATGGATGGGAGAAACTGATATATGCCGTTTACTTCGGCTTGGCCGGTGTTCTTGCCAATTATTACGCCTTTCCCGTGCAGGGAGCCATTGCCAACCTGCGCGGTGTCCCGGTTGCCATGGGAGGGATTCTGGGGGGACCGCTGGTCGGGCTGGCGGCTGGTCTTATTGCCGGCAGCCATCGTTTCTTTGTCGATATCGGCGGCCTGACTTCTCTTGCATGCGGTATCGGTACCCTGCTGGAAGGGGTGGTGGCTGCACTGGTCTACCGCAGCCTGCAACGCAAACAATACGATGCCGCGGTTGCCTTTCTGACCGGCGTGGTCATCGAATCGATCAAGATGGGCATGATACTGCTGCTGGCTCGGCCGTTCGACAGTGCGCTGGCAGCGGTTGAGGCGATTGCCCTTCCGACGATCCTTTCCAACGCGTTCGGCATCGCCATCCTGGTGGAAGTCCTTGCCTCCGTGACACGGGAGCAGGAACGCTTGATGGCTCAACAGGCCCAGATTACCCTTTCGATCGCCTCCAGCACACTTCCCTACCTGCGCCATGGGCTTACCCATGAATCTGCCGTCAGAACCGCCCAGATCATCCGCGACATGACCGGGCTCGCCGCGGTATCCCTGTATGGTGAAAACGAAATACTGGCTCATGAAGGACGGGGACCTGGACAATCCACCGGGGATGGGCCGGCGGCTATCGTTCAGCGCGTCCGGGAATCAGGAAGCCTTACCATAGCCGCCACCCGGGAGGAAATCGGCTATCCCGGCCAGCCGGGCGAATTCGGTTCGGCCATTGCAGCCCCCCTGAAAAAGTGGGACAAGACCGTGGGGGTTATGGTGCTGTACCGCGTGGAGGAAAAGGGTGTTACCCGGCTGGACGTCGAACTGGCCGGTGGTCTCGCCCCCCTCTTTTCCAGCCAGTTGGAGCTGGGGGAGATCGAAACACAGCGCAAGTTGGTGGCGGAGGCGGAGATCAAGGCGCTCCAGGCTCAGATCAATCCCCATTTTCTCTTCAATGCCATCTCCACCATCATCAGCTACACCCGCACCGATCCTCAGACCGCTTCCTGTCTGCTGGTCAAACTGGCGGAATTTTTCAGAAAAAATATCAGTCCCTCTGGCGACCGGGTGGACCTGGCCACCGAACTGGAACACTGCGACGCCTACGTTGCCATTGAAAAGGCCCGGTTCGAGGAGCGTCTAGCCGTTGTCTACGAGGTTGATGAGGAAACCCTGTCGTGCAAGGTGCCGTCACTGATACTGCAACCGCTGGTGGAAAACGGCATCCGCCACGGCATCCTGCCCAAGGAGGGGGGCGGCGTGATCCATGTGGGAGCTCACAGAACCGGCGATACGGTCAATATCTACGTCAGGGACAACGGTGTCGGCATGGCGCCGGAGCGAATCGCCCAGCTGCTCGTGCCCGGTCCCGGGCCGCGTTCCGAAGGGGGACTTGGTCTGGCCCTCCGGAACGTGAACGGCCGCCTGGCTGCCCTGTACGGCAAGGAGAACTCCCTGCATATCTCCAGCGAGCCCGGCAAAGGGACGACCGTGCGGTTCTGCATACCGGTGATCCCATGA